Within Synechococcus sp. NB0720_010, the genomic segment CAGCTACCCCACCCTGCTGCGGTCCTACTGGCGCAATATCGACCCCCTCGATGGTGGCGGGCAGTTCTGTGACCGCGGCGGGTCCTACAAACCGGTGATCTTCACCGAGGGCGAGCAGCAGCTCAGTCAAGCCAAGGCCAGCCTTCAGGCTGCAGCCAAGGAGCTGGGTAAGCCCGCCTCAGCGATCAAGGTGCAGATCAAGCCCCTCAAGCGGTTCTGGCCCGCCGAGGGTTATCACCAGAATTACGCAGTCAACAACGCGATCAAATACAACTACTACCGCTGGGCCTGCGGCCGGGATCGCCGCTTGGATCAGGTCTGGGGATCAAAGGCCCGTAGCGATGCTCCCTGGGTGACTGGACGCTGACCGGAAAGCTGAGGAAAAGCTAAAGAGCCGATTGCGCAAAATTCGGTTTTTTCGAGTGCTGATCCGGTTTTTACGCCTTTTTCCTCCCGGCCGCCCGAATTACCCTTACCTTGTCTCGACTGCAGGTTTTGTATGTATCTGCTGACGATTCGCGATGGTCTCGTGACACGTCATATCGGCCCTTACGCCACTCCGAAGCAGGCTTCGGACGATCTCGATCGCCTGTTGAAGCTCTTTGGTGATCGGGCTCGCTGGCAAATCCACGCCCTGGAAGAGCCGGCTTCCCTTCTTGGGGCGTCCAGCGCTTCAGCCGCCGCCGCTGCCTAGCGGCGCGGTTGGTTCTGTCCTGGGTAGCCCCGCAGCAGTCCGCTTTCCACCATCAGTCCGACGGCGGCCACGATGGCCACGAGGCTGAGGGTTCCGTACCAGAACCAGGGGCCGTGGGGCTGTCCCAGGGCTTGGAGTGTCCGCCGCTGGACGGCCTCGCCAAAGAGACAGAGTCCCGCCGGCAAGAGCAGGACGCCCAGCTGGGCTTTGACGTACCACCGAAGTTTGGGCACCGCCACGCTGCAGGTCTGCCTGAGCCTAGGCGGCTCCCCCGGCCAGGACCCAATTCACCAGGGTGCGAACGCCAAATCCAGTGGCACCGGCGGGATCCAAGCCCCGTCCCTTGTCGCTCCAAACCGTGCCGGCGATATCCATGTGGGCCCAGGGGATGTCCTTGTTGACGAAGTCCTGCAGGAAGAGGGCCGCCGTGATCGAGCCACCGGGGCGCGGGCCGGTGTTCTTCATGTCGGCCAGGCCGCTCTTGAGGCCAGCGCGGTAGGAGGCCCGCAGGGGCATGCGCCAGAGGTTCTCGCCGCCGTCTTCGCCGGCCTGCACTAGGGCCTGGGCCAGGGTGTCGCTGGGGGACCAGAGGCCGGCGATCTCGTCGCCCAAGGCGATCACGCAGGCGCCCGTCAGGGTGGCCAGGTCCACCACCGCGTCAGGCTCCAGCTTGCAGGCGTAGACCAGGGCGTCGGCCAGGGTCAGGCGACCTTCGGCATCGGTGTTGTTGATCTCGATCGTTTTGCCGTTGGAGGCGGTGACGATCGCTCCGGGGTGGATCGCTCCGCCGCTGATCATGTTTTCGCAGGCGGCCACCAGCATGTGGACCTCGATGCCGGCCGGTTTGAGTTCCGCGATGGCTCGCATGGCGCCCAGCACCGCAGCGCTGCCCCCCATGTCGAACTTCATCATGTCGATCTGGGAGCCGGCGGTTTTGAGGTTGTAACCGCCGGAATCGAAGGTCAGGCCCTTGCCGACGAGTACCAATCGCCGCTTGATCTCCCCATCGGGGACATAGGTCAGGTGGATGAACTTCGGTGGCAGGTCCGAGCCCTGGGCCACGGCCAAGTAGGAGCCCATGCCCAGGGCTTCACAGTCGCTGCGCTCCAGCACCTTGAGCTGCAGGCCGAAGTCGCGGGCCATGTCCGTGGCGGTCTGCGCGAGGGCGGCTGGGGTGACCACATTCGGAGGTGCTGCCACCAGTTCGCGGGCCAGCTCGACGCCGCTGCAGAGCGCTTGGCTGCTCGAGGCGGCGCCTTGGCAGGCGCTCAGCTCAGCTGCGGGTAGGCCCAGCAGCTCCACCTGGGCGGGTTGCTTAGCGGGTTCGGCTTCGCCTTTGAAGCGCTGGTCCTTAAAGAGGCTCAGCCGCACGGCCTCAGCCATGGCTGAGGCGGCAGCGATCGGGGCCAGGCCCTCGAGCGGCAGGGCGAGCCCCAGGCTGCTGGCGCCACTGGCGTTGGCTGCTTTGGCGCCCATGGCCGCGGCGTGGCGCAGCTGCTCGAGGTTGAAGTCCGCGGCGGCCCCAAGGCCCACCACCACCAGGGTGCTGGGCTGTTGATCCAGCAGCTCCACCACCAGGCTCTCGCCCGGCTTGGCTTTGAAACGGCGCCGCTCCATGCGCGCCAGCAGGGCTTCGCCAAAGCGGCTCTTCAGCAGCTCACGGCTGCCCTCTCCGGGGGCATCGCTGAAGAGACCCACCACCAGGGCCTCCCCCGTCCAATCGCGGGCGGTGGCACTGCTGCAGCGGATCTCCATGGCCATCTCGAGCTCAATGGGCGCGATGGTAGGGCGATCAGCCCGGCTCGGCCGTGAAGGGGGTGGCCCAGCGGCCGCGGGTTTCCTTGTTAAACGGAGGCAGCCAGTGTCGAATCAAGGCTTGCTCCAGGGCTTGCCGTGCCCGCCGTTCGCTGGGGGCGTCGTGCCAGAAGCGGATGCTCAGCTGGCTCTGGAGGTTGGCCTGCTGCAGCGCCTCGCCATAGGCCGCTAGGTAGCCCTTGCAGTCGTGTTCGCCTTTCCAGCGCCGATCGGCCTGTTTGGTCTCCCCCACATAAAGGAGGAGTGCCCCCTCCAGGTGGGGCGGCCGGTCCACGACGAAATACAGGGCCGCACCATCGGGTTGGCGTTCGGGCCATCGCCAGAACTGCAGATGTTGTGGGGCCAGCTGCAGCGGATCGAGGCGTTGCACAGCCGCCGCACCGAGGCTGCCGCCTCCGAACAGATCCATCTGACCTGGGGGCAGCTGGCTGCCGCTGGCCACCGCCTCAAAGCGGGGGCTCTGGTAATCCAGTAGACGCTGCTGCCAGGCGATCAGCTGATGCTCCTGCAGGGGTAGGGCCTCGCCGCTGATCCCGCCACCGACGGGTGTCGCGCCAAACAGTTCGCCTTGCCGTCCCATTCGCCTAGGCCGAGCGCGGCAGTTCTGGACCGGCGGAACCTTGGCCGAAGCGCACCTTCCCGATCAGCTCCTCCACCACCGACGCCGGCAGTTGCAGTCGCTCCTGTAGCTCCGCAAGGTCCTGGAAGGGGGCCCGTTGCCGCTCGCGCAGCAGCCGTTGGCGCCGCTCCGGGCTCAGTTGGGGCAGTTGGCGCTCGAGCGCCTGGGCCGGGGCGCGGTTGAGGTCGATCAGCAAGGGCGTCACGGCCGTTGGGGCGCCATCGCCGTACCAGCGGAATTGCAGCAGGGGTTCCCAGCTGGCCACCAGTGCAGCGGGGAGGTCCAACAGGCGCTGGAGGTCGTCTGGACCGCTGAGTTGCACCCCACCCTGCTGGAGCCGCAGGAGCAGGTCGACTTGATCGCGCGTGATCTGCGGCAGCCGCAACCAGTCGTTGGCGCTGGCGCGATTGACATCGAGGCGCCAACCCAGGGCCGCCGCGTGCTGGACCTCCTGGGCGTTGGTCAGCCGCAGGTTCGGGTTGTGCTCGAGCTTGAGGGCGAGGAGGTCTTGCTCGACGCTCTCCTCCAGGGGCTGGGGTTCCGGCGCGGCAGGTTGTTGTGCACGCCGCGGCAATTCTCCCGCCGCCTCCAGCAGTCTCCGGGCCAGAGGATCCAACCAGTGGCCTCGGCCCATGGCGGTGTCGGGTGCGGCGGAACCGCCTGACCTTAACGAGGGTCTGGCCACTCGACCAAGCCCAGGCGAATGCCTTGGACCGCGGCCTGAATGCGGCTGTTGGCATTCAGCTTGTGGAAGATGTGCCGGATGTGGTCTTTCACCGTCTCAACCGACAGGTGCAGGCGTTGACCGATGCCCTGGTTCTCGGTCCCGCCGGCCATCAGTTGAAGGATGTCCACCTCCCTGGGGGTCAGCTGCGCCAAGGGGGTGCCCTGGCCCTCGGCAAAGGCTTCGAAGTAGCTCTTGCTCAGGTTCCGGTCGAGGTAGAGCCCGCCGCTCTGCATGGCGCGAATCGCGGCCAGAAAGCTGCCGAAACCCAGGTTGCTCTCCAGGCAGAGCCCATCGCAGTTGGCCTGCAGTGCTTGGTGAATGGCCATCAAGCGCCGGGGCTGGGTGACCACCATCAAGGTGGCGGGCGGCTGGGGCAGGGCTTTGGCTTGGGCCACCAGGCTGCCGCCGTTGCCCTGCTCGAGCCGGTCAGTGCAGATCAGTACATCCGCCTGCCCCTGCTCCAACCTCTGCAATCCCTCGTCTTGGGTGGTCACCGCCCCGACGATCTCGGGCCCCGGCTGCAGGGCGGCAATGAAGAGGGTCAGGGCGAGCCGTGAGCCGCTGCAGACCACCACGCGGGATTGACTGAGCAGCGCGTTGCCTGCGGCCACGTTGCCCCGCACGGCCGCCAGGGAGGGGGTGTAGTCCATCGCGACGCAGGCTGCACTGTTCACTGTGCGCACGGGCCGCGAACTTGGCAGCCCGTTACGCCTATCCGCACTCGTCAGGGCCGCTCAGGCTCGACACAATCGTTGGGCCCGCCCGGCTCAGCCTGATGGCCTTCTTTGAATCCGAGATCGTTCAAGAAGAAGCCAAGCGCCTGTTTGGCGATTACCAGCAACTGATGCAGCTGGGCGGCGAGTACGGCAAGTTCGATCGGGAAGGCAAAAAGCTCTTCATTGAGCGGATGGAGGAGCTAATGGACCGCTACCGCGTGTTCATGAAGCGCTTTGAGCTCTCCGATGACTTCCAGGCCAAGCTCACGGTTGAGCAGCTACGCACCCAGCTCAGCCAGTTCGGGATGACCCCCGATCAGATGTTTGAGCAGATGCAGCGCACCCTGGATCGAATGAAGGGGGAGCTGGACGCCGAAAGCTGATCCCCGTCTGCGTACGATCCGACCCCAGACAGCAGGGCGGACATGGCCAAGGGCGAGTGGGGACTGCCGCAGTGGTTGGAGCGCGGTGTCGCTGACCTGTTCCCCACCGGTACGGAAGCCAGTGATGCCGACCAACAGCTGGCCGCCCGCCTCGCTGAGGCCGAGAAGGCCGGCCGGCCCCTGCGGATCAAGCTCGGCATCGATCCGACCGGCAGTGACATTCACCTGGGCCACTCGATCCTGTTCCGCAAATTGCGGGCCTTCCAGGATGCGGGCCACACGGCTGTGCTGATTATCGGTGACTTCACCGCCCGCATCGGTGACCCCACGGGCAAAAGTGCCACCCGCGTTCAGCTCACGGCTGAGCAGGTCGAGTCCAACGCCCGCACCTATCTCCAGCAGCTCGGCCAGGGCCAGGACCCCGCGCGTGCCCTGCTGGATTTCGAGACCCCGGGCCGCCTGGAGGTGCGCTGCAACAGCGAATGGCTGGCCTCCCTCGATCTACCCAAGGTGATCGAGCTGCTGGGGATCTCCACCGTCGGCCAGATGCTGGCCAAGGAGGACTTCGCCAACCGCTACGGCTCCGGTACTCCGATCTCCCTGCACGAATTTCTCTATCCGCTGCTGCAGGGCTATGACTCGGTGGCCGTGCAGGCCGACCTGGAACTGGGGGGGACGGACCAGAAGTTCAACGTGGCCATGGGCCGCGACCTGCAGCGCCACTTCGGCCAGCGCACGCAGTTCGGGATGCTCCTGCCGATCCTGGCGGGCCTCGACGGCGTTCAGAAGATGAGCAAGAGCCTGGGGAACACCGTCGGTCTGGCCGAAGACCCGCTCTCGATGTACTCCAAGCTCGAGAAGGTGCCCGATGCGGCGGTCGAGGAGTACCTCACCCTGCTGACCAATCTCGATCTGGCGGCCCTGCCGGATAACCCTCGGGAGCGCCAAAAGGCGATGGCCCTGGAGGTGACGCGCCAGCGCCACGGCCAGGCGGCGGCTGATCAGGCTCAGGCCGATGCCGGCAAGCTCGTGGGCGGTGCCAAGGGCAGCGGGGCGGCGGACGCCGAGGTTCCCGAGGCATCCCTGGCAGAGGTGAACTTCCCGGCGAAGGCCTTCTATTTGCTCAGCGCCGTCGGCATCTGCGCCAGCAGCAGTGAGGCGCGCCGCCAAATCCAGGGCGGTGGGGTCAAGCTCGATGGCGAGAAGCTGGCAGATCCCAACCAGGAATTTGCAGGGCCCGATCAGTTGGCCGGCAAGGTGTTGCAGCTGGGCAAGAAGACCTTCCGGCGCCTGGTGGCGGGTTAAACCGCGCTGACCCGGCCCGATTGGATGTCAAAGAAGGCTGGCTGGATCTTGACCTTGCCGCTGGCCTGGGCGTCCGCCAGGACCTGGCTGCGCTTCACCAGCTGCCCGGCGGCGTAGCGGGCGTTGCCCTGAATCGCTTGGGTGAGGTCGTCGTTGGGTTGCAGTGATGCGCGGATCGGCTGCACCAGGTCCTCCAGCAGCGGTGTGAGCGGTTCCGAGCCCATGGCGGCGGCGACGGCACCGCAGCCGCTGTGGCCCATGACGACGATCAAGGGCACCTCAAGGGCGGCCACGGCAAATTCCAGGCTGGCGATGCCGTCGTTGAAGGCGCTGTTGCCGGCCACCCGCACCTGGAAGAGCTCGCCTGAGCCGACGCCAAACATCCACTCCGGTGCCACCCGAGCATCGGCGCAGCTCAGTAGCGCTGCCCAGGGCCGCTGGCCTTGGGCTAAGGCCTGAGGATCGATGTGGCAGCTGGCATCAAAGATGGCCTGCTTGATCTGAATCCGCTCCTGGGGATTGCTGGCTTGGATGCTGCGTTGCCAGGCCTTGCTGAACACCTTGTTGCGCTCGAGCATCCAGGTGAAGGTGTCGCCACTGGGGCTGCAGACCTCGAGCTCCTGGCGCAGCTGCTGGGCTTCTTTGCTCCAGCCCTTACCGATGGCGGTGCTGCCGGCGGCGGCGAGACCCAGGGCCTGCAGGGCATGGCGACGGCTGAGGGGCATTCGAGCGCGGGCGTCTGCCCACAACCTGTGGAGCCCGGGCCCCCTTGGCTTGATTTGGTTGGCTTTTGTGACCTAGAGGCTGCGCAGCACAGCCAGATCTTCCGCATCCAACGGCGTCGGGATCCCGTGCTCCAGCAGGTCAGCGAAGCCACCATCGCGGCTGAGCACTGTGATCAGGTAAACCCTGCCTGGGCCTGGGTTCTCCAGGTCGTGGATCGCATCGCCGGGGACGCTGACAAAGTCCCCACCACTGGCGGTGATGCTGGATTCACCGACGTGGAACACCACGTTCCCCCGCAGAACGAAGAACAGCTCGGCGGCCTGGTGATGGCTGTGGGCGGGGACCCGATCGCAGGGGTCATGCACCTCTAGGAACTGCGTGCAGCCGCCGGCTTCCGGCTTGCTGAGCAGGGCCAGCCGGCAGTGGTCATTGCTGCCCAGCCGAAACCCCTGGAGTTGCTCGGGATGCAGGATCCGCGGACCCATGGGCGAGGCAAGGTGCTGATCCCATGCTGGGTGGCTCCTGGAGAACGCGCCAGGACAATTCGTAGCCTGAGATCTTCATCGAGAGCTGCCTCCCCGTGACCAGGCCTGCCGCTGAGCGGATCATCGTTGCCCTCGATGGCATGGCCCCGGATCAGGCCCTGGCCTTCAGCCGCGGGGTCGAGGGCCTGCGCTGGGTCAAAGTCGGCCTGGAGCTCTTTGTTCAGGCGGGCCCTGAGGTGGTGGCCCAGTTGCGGGAGCAGGGCCTGCGGGTCTTCCTCGACCTGAAGTTCCACGACATCCCCGCCACCATGGCCGGTGCCTGCCGGCGGGCGGCTGGCCTGGGTGCGGAGCTGATCACGGTTCATGCCTGCGCCGGTAGTGAAGCCCTGCAGGCAGCCCAGGCCGCCGCTGCTGAGGGCGCCCAAGCCGCTGGACTGGCCGCTCCGACCCTGCTGGCGGTGACGGTGCTGACCAGTTGGGAGGAGCAGCGGCTGCAGCGGGAATTGGCCATCCGTCAGGACATCGCTGAACGGGTTCCGGCCTTGGCGGCCCTGGCCGCAGGGGCGGGAATTGGCGGTTGCGTCTGTTCTCCGCTGGAGGCCGCCAGCCTGCGGGCCCAGCACCCAGAACCCTTCGCGCTGGTGACCCCAGGGATTCGCCCGAAGGGCAGCGCCGCGGGCGATCAGGCCCGGGTGCTGGGTCCCGCTGAGGCCATCGCTGCTGGAGCCTCCCAGCTGGTGATCGGCCGCCCGATCACCAAGGCTGAGGACCCCACCCTGGCTTTTGCCGCCTGCTGCGCCGAGCTGGCCTAGGCCACTGCCTGCGCCGCCGGGCTGAGCTCGCCGTAGAGCCGCTCCAGCTGGTCGATGTTGCGGGTGAGGGTGTAGCGCTCCAGCGCCCGCTGGCGGGCACGCCGGCCCAGTTCTGCACTAAGGACGGGCTGGTCCCGCAGCACCGGCAGCAGGGTGCGCAGTTGGGTGGTGACCCCTTGGGTGCTGATGACGATGCCGGCCCCGCCCTCGAGCACCTCCCCATCGGCCCCGGCATCGGTGGCGACACAGGCGGTGCCACTGGCCATGGCCTCCAGCAGTGCCAGGGAGAGCCCCTCCACCAGGGAGGGAAGGAGAAAGACCTCCGCGAGCTGCAGGAGCGCCAGCCGCACGGCCTGCTCCGGTTCATGGCCCCACCAGAGGATGCCGGCGTCCTCGCCGTAGTTCTGCATCAGCGATTGGCGCATCGGACCATCGCCCACCACCACGAGCTTGCAGCCGCTGGGCTGGACCAACTTCCAGGCCCGCAGCAGCGCTTCGACGTTCTTCTCCGTGGCGATTCGCCCCATGTAGAGAAAGACCCGCTGGCCACTGAAGCGTTGGCGCAGCTCCTGCAGCCGTTCGGAGGGTGCGGTTGGGTTGCTGGGACTCCAGCGCTGGGGGTCGACCCCGTTGGGGATCACCGCCAGGCGATCCCTGGGGACCCCGAGTCGCATCAACACATCCGCCTGCAGTTCCGAGAAGACCACCACCCGGTCGTACTTGGCCAGGGATGGGGCGTAGAGCTGATAGGTCAGCTGCTGGGTGCCGGCGCTCAGGTTGCGCAGGCTTGCGTCAAAGGGGGGGTGGAAGGTCGCCACCAGCGGCAGGCCCAGCTGCTGGCAGAGATCCGGCAGCCGGAAATCCAGGGGGGAGAGGGTCAAGCTGGCGTGCACCAGATCCGGTTTCAGCCGCTCCAGCGACTCCCGCAGTTCCCGCTGGGCTCCTGGCGAGGGGATCGTGTAAACCTGCGACTTGACCAGATAGGGCAGGGCCACGTCCGGGCTCGCCGTTCCTGGACTGTCGAAGTGGATAAAGCTGATCTCGTGGCCCCGATCCCGTAGGGCCTCGGTGGTGGTCAGGCCGTAGGTGACGTTGCCGCAAAAGGGTGACTTCTTGCCCAACCAGGCGATGTGGGCCACGCAGCGGCTACTCGACCAAGTGCCGAAACTAGCAGCGTTTCCACGGCTGCTCGAGCAGCGCAGCGGCCACCGCCAGCCCCGCCAAGACCCAGAGGACCGGCAGTAGCCCGTAGCGGCTGACGATTGCGCCGGCGAGCACCAGCGGCAGGCTCAAGGCGATGTTGATCAGGTTGTTCTGCAGGCCAAAGACCTTGCCCCGCATCGATTCCGGGGTGTCCTCTTGGATGGTGGTTTGGGCGGGGATGGCCAGCAGGGCGGCCCCCACACCGAGCACTGTGCAGAGGGCGAGGGTAAAGCCGAGGCTGCCGCGCAGTTGGCCGAGCAGCACCAGGCTCCAGGCGATCGTTCCCAGGCCCGCGGAGGCCAGACGGCGGCGGTTGAAGCGATGACCGATCTGGGCGACAGC encodes:
- a CDS encoding glycosyltransferase family 4 protein: MAHIAWLGKKSPFCGNVTYGLTTTEALRDRGHEISFIHFDSPGTASPDVALPYLVKSQVYTIPSPGAQRELRESLERLKPDLVHASLTLSPLDFRLPDLCQQLGLPLVATFHPPFDASLRNLSAGTQQLTYQLYAPSLAKYDRVVVFSELQADVLMRLGVPRDRLAVIPNGVDPQRWSPSNPTAPSERLQELRQRFSGQRVFLYMGRIATEKNVEALLRAWKLVQPSGCKLVVVGDGPMRQSLMQNYGEDAGILWWGHEPEQAVRLALLQLAEVFLLPSLVEGLSLALLEAMASGTACVATDAGADGEVLEGGAGIVISTQGVTTQLRTLLPVLRDQPVLSAELGRRARQRALERYTLTRNIDQLERLYGELSPAAQAVA
- a CDS encoding cupin domain-containing protein → MGPRILHPEQLQGFRLGSNDHCRLALLSKPEAGGCTQFLEVHDPCDRVPAHSHHQAAELFFVLRGNVVFHVGESSITASGGDFVSVPGDAIHDLENPGPGRVYLITVLSRDGGFADLLEHGIPTPLDAEDLAVLRSL
- a CDS encoding response regulator transcription factor, which produces MDYTPSLAAVRGNVAAGNALLSQSRVVVCSGSRLALTLFIAALQPGPEIVGAVTTQDEGLQRLEQGQADVLICTDRLEQGNGGSLVAQAKALPQPPATLMVVTQPRRLMAIHQALQANCDGLCLESNLGFGSFLAAIRAMQSGGLYLDRNLSKSYFEAFAEGQGTPLAQLTPREVDILQLMAGGTENQGIGQRLHLSVETVKDHIRHIFHKLNANSRIQAAVQGIRLGLVEWPDPR
- a CDS encoding DUF1825 family protein, which produces MAFFESEIVQEEAKRLFGDYQQLMQLGGEYGKFDREGKKLFIERMEELMDRYRVFMKRFELSDDFQAKLTVEQLRTQLSQFGMTPDQMFEQMQRTLDRMKGELDAES
- a CDS encoding GIY-YIG nuclease family protein is translated as MGRQGELFGATPVGGGISGEALPLQEHQLIAWQQRLLDYQSPRFEAVASGSQLPPGQMDLFGGGSLGAAAVQRLDPLQLAPQHLQFWRWPERQPDGAALYFVVDRPPHLEGALLLYVGETKQADRRWKGEHDCKGYLAAYGEALQQANLQSQLSIRFWHDAPSERRARQALEQALIRHWLPPFNKETRGRWATPFTAEPG
- the tyrS gene encoding tyrosine--tRNA ligase — protein: MAKGEWGLPQWLERGVADLFPTGTEASDADQQLAARLAEAEKAGRPLRIKLGIDPTGSDIHLGHSILFRKLRAFQDAGHTAVLIIGDFTARIGDPTGKSATRVQLTAEQVESNARTYLQQLGQGQDPARALLDFETPGRLEVRCNSEWLASLDLPKVIELLGISTVGQMLAKEDFANRYGSGTPISLHEFLYPLLQGYDSVAVQADLELGGTDQKFNVAMGRDLQRHFGQRTQFGMLLPILAGLDGVQKMSKSLGNTVGLAEDPLSMYSKLEKVPDAAVEEYLTLLTNLDLAALPDNPRERQKAMALEVTRQRHGQAAADQAQADAGKLVGGAKGSGAADAEVPEASLAEVNFPAKAFYLLSAVGICASSSEARRQIQGGGVKLDGEKLADPNQEFAGPDQLAGKVLQLGKKTFRRLVAG
- a CDS encoding type II secretion system protein GspK — protein: MGRGHWLDPLARRLLEAAGELPRRAQQPAAPEPQPLEESVEQDLLALKLEHNPNLRLTNAQEVQHAAALGWRLDVNRASANDWLRLPQITRDQVDLLLRLQQGGVQLSGPDDLQRLLDLPAALVASWEPLLQFRWYGDGAPTAVTPLLIDLNRAPAQALERQLPQLSPERRQRLLRERQRAPFQDLAELQERLQLPASVVEELIGKVRFGQGSAGPELPRSA
- the pyrF gene encoding orotidine-5'-phosphate decarboxylase, which codes for MAPDQALAFSRGVEGLRWVKVGLELFVQAGPEVVAQLREQGLRVFLDLKFHDIPATMAGACRRAAGLGAELITVHACAGSEALQAAQAAAAEGAQAAGLAAPTLLAVTVLTSWEEQRLQRELAIRQDIAERVPALAALAAGAGIGGCVCSPLEAASLRAQHPEPFALVTPGIRPKGSAAGDQARVLGPAEAIAAGASQLVIGRPITKAEDPTLAFAACCAELA
- a CDS encoding leucyl aminopeptidase; translated protein: MEIRCSSATARDWTGEALVVGLFSDAPGEGSRELLKSRFGEALLARMERRRFKAKPGESLVVELLDQQPSTLVVVGLGAAADFNLEQLRHAAAMGAKAANASGASSLGLALPLEGLAPIAAASAMAEAVRLSLFKDQRFKGEAEPAKQPAQVELLGLPAAELSACQGAASSSQALCSGVELARELVAAPPNVVTPAALAQTATDMARDFGLQLKVLERSDCEALGMGSYLAVAQGSDLPPKFIHLTYVPDGEIKRRLVLVGKGLTFDSGGYNLKTAGSQIDMMKFDMGGSAAVLGAMRAIAELKPAGIEVHMLVAACENMISGGAIHPGAIVTASNGKTIEINNTDAEGRLTLADALVYACKLEPDAVVDLATLTGACVIALGDEIAGLWSPSDTLAQALVQAGEDGGENLWRMPLRASYRAGLKSGLADMKNTGPRPGGSITAALFLQDFVNKDIPWAHMDIAGTVWSDKGRGLDPAGATGFGVRTLVNWVLAGGAA
- a CDS encoding carbonic anhydrase, producing the protein MPLSRRHALQALGLAAAGSTAIGKGWSKEAQQLRQELEVCSPSGDTFTWMLERNKVFSKAWQRSIQASNPQERIQIKQAIFDASCHIDPQALAQGQRPWAALLSCADARVAPEWMFGVGSGELFQVRVAGNSAFNDGIASLEFAVAALEVPLIVVMGHSGCGAVAAAMGSEPLTPLLEDLVQPIRASLQPNDDLTQAIQGNARYAAGQLVKRSQVLADAQASGKVKIQPAFFDIQSGRVSAV
- the msrA gene encoding peptide-methionine (S)-S-oxide reductase MsrA, with the translated sequence MIRRLLSACLAIGLLLLGPCASVLAATEEAVLAGGCFWCLEHDLEDLPGVIDAESGYSGGHLDNPSYGQVSSGGTGHQEVVRVRFDPQTISYPTLLRSYWRNIDPLDGGGQFCDRGGSYKPVIFTEGEQQLSQAKASLQAAAKELGKPASAIKVQIKPLKRFWPAEGYHQNYAVNNAIKYNYYRWACGRDRRLDQVWGSKARSDAPWVTGR